In Altererythrobacter rubellus, the following are encoded in one genomic region:
- a CDS encoding LLM class flavin-dependent oxidoreductase has protein sequence MTRLSVLDLVPVREGGNVSEALNDATELARSAEQYGYDRFWVAEHHAMEGIAGGATSVVLAHIGNATSHIRIGSGGIMLPNHTPFQIAEQFGTLDALFPGRIDLGLGRAPGAGPELQRALRKNLHQAAEMFPQDVMELRALITGDVELPIHATPGRGAQIEFWMLGSSLFGAQLAAQLGMPYAFAAHFAPDHLDAALALYRRDFQPSEQFAQPHVMVAMNVFAADTEDEAQLLASSQQQSFVRLRSGNPGKLPPPIADYSSTLPAPAQAMLAHLSQAAAVGTPAQIKDSISAFVDRTQADEIIVCGATYDPEARVRSLDLTMQAVNG, from the coding sequence ATGACTAGACTTTCTGTTCTGGACCTTGTGCCGGTGCGCGAAGGCGGAAACGTAAGCGAAGCGCTGAACGATGCGACCGAGCTGGCCAGGTCTGCCGAACAATATGGCTATGACCGTTTCTGGGTCGCTGAACATCACGCGATGGAAGGGATTGCTGGCGGGGCCACATCAGTGGTGCTGGCGCATATCGGCAATGCCACCAGTCATATCCGTATCGGTTCGGGCGGAATCATGCTGCCAAATCACACGCCATTTCAGATCGCTGAGCAATTCGGCACGCTGGACGCGCTGTTTCCCGGACGCATTGATTTGGGGCTAGGGCGCGCGCCCGGTGCCGGACCAGAATTGCAACGCGCACTGCGCAAAAACCTGCATCAGGCAGCCGAAATGTTTCCGCAAGACGTGATGGAGTTGCGGGCGCTGATCACGGGCGATGTCGAGTTGCCGATCCATGCAACGCCCGGACGCGGAGCCCAGATCGAATTCTGGATGCTCGGATCAAGCCTGTTCGGGGCGCAGCTCGCCGCGCAATTGGGCATGCCCTATGCCTTTGCGGCGCATTTCGCGCCAGACCATCTGGATGCAGCGTTGGCGCTTTATCGCCGCGACTTTCAGCCATCCGAGCAGTTCGCCCAGCCGCATGTCATGGTCGCGATGAATGTGTTTGCGGCCGACACCGAAGACGAAGCACAGCTGCTCGCCTCCAGCCAGCAACAAAGTTTCGTCCGTCTGCGCAGTGGCAACCCAGGCAAGTTGCCGCCACCAATTGCGGATTACAGCAGCACTCTGCCCGCGCCTGCACAGGCGATGCTGGCGCATCTGAGCCAGGCAGCCGCCGTAGGGACTCCGGCCCAAATCAAAGATAGTATCTCGGCCTTTGTCGACCGGACGCAAGCCGATGAAATCATCGTATGCGGTGCGACATATGATCCCGAGGCTCGCGTGCGGTCGCTTGATCTCACCATGCAGGCCGTGAACGGATAA